Proteins from one Malania oleifera isolate guangnan ecotype guangnan chromosome 4, ASM2987363v1, whole genome shotgun sequence genomic window:
- the LOC131152727 gene encoding protein MAIN-LIKE 1-like isoform X1 yields MHREHEFIWMPYTDEILADMPPVYADGRDLWVARVSLICFHIIEWYLPDRVMRQFGFRQVIPAPFMTSGVDIVGDDLHDMDGRGRGVTNWSSTHAIFVIAWEHRRDYIVGGVAEHSPMRLDDLYFTWYRSITRCFVDRTTAVYLSLADIVIEANQISSDLAIHRLMSAALDLVHEDDRRIPERGGRPDVPARGGRPAPVRGGRHASSSRPGTPMSSPPVVQAEYLFGPSAPYAPSTAAHIAGPSSRPTDALSDSAATPSMSFLLDDLFDGVEVDAPPMSPRSRPETSYHFSPRALRMADDDAAPLGGEDSHSARRDRTPDDVDEQREGRRRRQSPRSRR; encoded by the exons atgcaccgggagcatgag TTTAtatggatgccctacacggaTGAGATTTTAGCCGACATGCCGCCTGTCTATGCAGACgggagggacctgtgggtagcGCGAGtgtcactcatatgctttcatattattgagtggtatctccccgatcgagtcatgcgacagttcgggtttcgacaggtcattcccgccccatttatgacttcgggggtagatattgttggggacGATCTCCACGACATGGATGGGCGCGGTCGAGGGGTCACAAACTGGTCGAGTACGCACGCGATATTCGTCATTGCGTGGGAGCATCGGCGAGACTACATTGTAGGAGGAGTGGCGGAGCACAGTCCGATGCGTCTAGATGACctatacttcacttggtataggtctatcactCGCTGCTTCGTCGACAGGACCAcagctgtatatttgagcctc gctgacatagtcattgaggcaaACCAGATCTCGTCGGATCTTgcgatccaccgattgatgagtgctgcactggACCTCGTCCACGAGGACGATCGACGGATCCCAGaacgaggaggtcgacctgatgtaccagcacgaggaggtcgaccagctccagtacgaggaggacgacatgcctcctctagtcgtccagGGACTCCCATGTCCTCCCCACCAGTCGTACAGGCCGAGTACTTGTTCGGCCCGTCAGCgccttatgcgccttccactgcagCTCATATTGCCGGACCATCAAGCAGACCGACTGATGCCCTATCCGactctgctgctaccccatccatgtcatttttattggacgatcttttcgatggggtggaggtcgatgcaccccctaTGTCGCCTCGTTCTCGTCCCGAGACATCGTATCATTTCTCACCGCGTGCGCTCCGCATGGCTGATGATGATGCAGCACCTCTTGGGGGAGAGGATTCACATTCAGCACGACGGGACAGGACACCTGATGATGTTGATGAGCAGAGAGAGGGTAGACGTAGACGGCAGTCACCACGATCTCGGAGATGA